The DNA sequence tgaacaaaatatcacgagagctgctagggttataataaataatattctcgataatgataacacttatagtgtaaaccctatgtctgtgtttatatactacacagttacaagataatcgctaattgatatggaatataattctgcttcctaaaatatatcaatcagatatcttctattccaagtattccattcttcacggaattccttcttcatgcatatctcttcttatgtttatcttgatcttcttaactttaatcagctactgtccttatctgatcgtccttcagcacttaagttctgatatctatctcctgataacataagtactgatatcccttaagttctgacttccagtataagtactgatcagttaagtactgatttgttctgttcaaataagatctgaaatctaaacataaaacatattagccatgacattatcaaatatatctaacaaaatatCACTATCAAGTGATCCATATAGGTATGCTGTCACAACGTCCATCAAACCTGTTTCTAGTTTTTCCATACAAGCCATACCTATTAGAAAACAAAAAGTAACTCCATCCATCACATGAGAGTATGTTTCCTGGTAATCAAAACCAGGTCTTTGAGAGAATCCCTGGGCTACTAGCCGGGCCttatatctcacaatttcattcCTTTCATTTCGTTTTCGTATAAATACCCATCTATTCCCGATAGGGACTACACCAGCTGGTGTTTGGACTACAGGTCCAAATACATTTCTCTTGCGTAATGATTGCAATTCTTCTTGAATCGCAattttccattttggccaatcatctcTGTGTCGACACTCTTCCACACTTTTTGGTTCAGGATCGGAGTTCATAATAATATCAGATGACACGAAAAAAGCATATACATCATCAACCTCAATACTCCCACGATCCAGTAATTTCGCGTTATGGACATAATTCATTGAGATCTCATAATTTTCAGGAACCTTTGCTTCCGTGGAAGCATTTGCCACTTCTGGGGCATGTGCCACTTATGGGGCAACATTCTCTTCTGGAGGCAATCCCACGTCTGGGAGTTTTGTTACATCCACTTCAGGGGCTTGAACCTCTTCAGGAGGAAATACCATTTCTGGGgtattttctgaaacttttgccACTTCTGGGGCAATTCCAATCAATTTCCGTTTTCATAGTACAATATCTTTTACACCAATAGGTCTACCACGCTTCTGGCGTGGCTTTGAATCACTAATCAATTCTCCAGGAATTGATTTCTTAGTAGGGATTTCAACTCGTGCCGAAGCATTAACAACAGGTATATGTGACCTTATAATATGTCTAGAGTCACTAAAGGCATCCGACATTTGATTAGcaatattttgcatatgaataattctttGAACTTCAGATTCACATTGATTAGTACTTGAATCAATAGAATTTAATCCTGATGCATTTCATGATATTTCGGAATTTAATTTATGCAAATCATTATCTCCCCCTAATTTAGGGAACATGgtttcatcaaaatgacaatCAACATAGCGAGCAGTAAAAACATCACCAGTTAATGGTTCCAGATATCTTATAATAGATGGAGAATCAAAACCAACATATATACCAATTCTTCTTTGAGGTCCCATTTTATTTCTTTGTGGTGGTGATATAGGAACATACAGAGCACAACCAAATACTTTTAAATGAGATATATTAGGTACTTGACCAATAACTAATTCTTGAGGGGATTGTTTGTGGTAAGCAGAAGGCCTTATTCTAATTATATTTGCAGCATGAAGTATTGCATGACCCCAAACAGATATAGGTAACTTTGCCCTTAGGAGTAAGGGACGGGCAATAAGTTGAAGTCTTTTAATTaaggattctgctaaaccatTTTGTCTATGTACGTGAGCCACCGGGTGTTCGACTGAGATTCCTACTGACATACAATATTCATTAAAAGTTGCAGATGTAAATTCAGCAGCATTATCTAGTCGGATTGATTTAATGGGATGGTCAGGAAATTGAGCTCGGAGTTTaattatttgggcaagtaatttgGCAAAGGCTGTATTTCGGGTTGTAAGTAGACATACATGAGACCATCGAGTTGACGCATCAATTAAAACCATAaagtacctaaatgggccagaAGATGGATGTATAGGACCACAAATGTCACCTTGAATTTTTTCTAAGAATTTCGGGGACTCGGTTTGAAGCTTAACTGGGGATGGTCGGACAATAAGTTTTCCTAAGGAACATGCTGAACAATGAAGTTCATCTTGGGATATTATCTTTTCAGTTTTAAGAGGATGTTCCACAGAATTTTCAATGATACGACGCATCATAGATACTCCTGGATGACCGAGTCTTTCGTGCCAAAGGGAAAATAGTTTTGGGTCTATGACTTTGGGGATGTTGACACTATGAGATTCAAGAACTCGTATACTTGTAACATATAATCCTGAAGAAACCGAGTGGAATTTTTCTAGGACCCTTTTATTGTCAACGGTGTTTGAGGTGATGAGAAGGTATTCTTTTTCATTTTCATTAATAGTTTCAACGTGAAACCCGTTAAGAcggatatctttaaaactcagtaggtttctagttgacttgctagagtatagagcctcttatatgtgtatgtgtgtctTATTTGGTAGAAGAAAACTAGCTTTCCCAAAACCTTCTATTATATTTGATGTACCCGATACCGTCCAAACATGTGAGTTGGTTTTAGTCAACTGTGAGAAGTATTTCTGACTCTGTAAAATAGTGTGTGTGGTTGCGCAATCAACAATGCATATATCTTCCATCTCTATACATATATAAACGAAAAACATCTTTATTAAAAACAAACCGAGTACATAGAACAAGAATATGAAACAAGGACATAAAATGAGTACATAAGTAAAACACAaagaaaataagtaaaacatgACAATACATATGAAGTCTAGTCGTTTAAACCATATAAAGATTAGCACCAGTGTCTATttcatttgaggccttattgacTGGTTCATTAACTAGATTATAATTAGCGAAGTTGGTTTCTACTCTCTTTCCATTATTCCTTTTGGATGACTCGTAGAGATCAACAAGATGTTTGGGTGTGCGACAAGTACGTTGCTAGTGCTCCTCAGATCCGCACCTATGACCGATGCCTCGGTTCTCTCCTTCTTGGGGCGCCTTTCTTTTATTTGGCACTTCACGTTGCCATTTCTGGTGGCCAGAGTTGTAACCATCACATTGCCACTTCAGGTGGCCAGAATGATATTGATTGTGAAACCGACCACGAAAATTTCCACGTCCACGGTTTCGTCCATAACCCCGTCCTCCTCTATGCCCTTTCCCATGTTCATTCTTCAGGAATGACGTGTTATGTACTTCAGGTAACCGGGCAGAGCCTGTGGGACGTATCTGATGATTTTTCAGTAGCAACTCATTATTATTTTCAGCCACAAGAAGGAGAGATATCAGCTCGCCATATTTCTGAAAATTACGCTCCCTATATTGTTGAGCCAGGATCATAGTGTTGGGGTGAAAGGTTGAGAGGGTCTTTTCAATCATTTCAGTATCAGTAATATTTTCAccacataaaattaattttgagctTATCTTGAAAAGAGTAGAATTATATTCAGCTACAGATTTGAAATCTTGTAACCTCAAATTAATCCAGTCATATCGGGCAGATGGCAAGTGAACAAGTTTTTGGTGATCAAATCTATCCTTGAGATTATTCCAAAGGGTGAGTGGATTTTTGATAGTGAGGTATTCAGATTTTAGATCTTTGTGGATGTGATGCCTAAGAAAGATAATCGATTTTTCATTTTGTTCAACAATTGGGATCTTTTCCGGGTCAATAGTATCTTTTAGGCCATTAGCACTAAGATGTAATTCCGCATCAAGGacccatgataaataattatttccGGAAACATCCAAGGCAACAAACTCTAATTTTGCAAGATTCGCCATTTTGAATagattttaaataagatataatatGTCACATAATATTTAAACAGGCAAGTTGAAATAATAACTTTATACAAAAGTTACGACGGCATAGCCGGCCAGAAAACTTTTGATTATTACTTGACGGCAGCGCCATCTTTATAGTAGTATTACTTGATGGCAGCGCCATCTTTAGAACATAAATATGTAATaatatttagaagaaaatgaggaaaaGAAAACGTACCTCTTTTATGAAATAGTTTTAGTTGATAGGGACTCGTGGGTCAGAATAAGTCGTAGCTCTTTCGAGAATAAAGTTTCAGTTGGCAGAGACTTgtgctgataacgtgttataaaccctgactgaaaatattagttatgtttaaTGTAGAGGAAGTATAGGAGAATAGAAGATGGAGAGAAAGTTGTGTTGTATTTCATTAGCTAAatgagctatttatagtagttggtTTACAAGGCTTACTAAGTAAGATATTCAAATCTTCTTCATTAAGTATTACAAAACTTCCTTcataagctttacaagtcttcctcgataagttttacaagtcttccttagtaagatttgagagacttcctcgatacgctttgacaatcactttattttttattcaaatattttaacagGACTATTGATGACTTCACATGGAAATAGAAACATAATATTACATTGTGAGATGTTGAGTTTAACTATATTGTTTTTCTTATTAATATGAACAAATGTATGGATCAGTGCTAGTCTAAAGCCTGAAGGCTCTTTACCCTCCTAAATTAGACCTTATTTACTCTCATTTGAACTGATAATGGCAGTGCGCTCACCCTCGTATACGGTTGGTCCTTCACTTATAAAATTGCAAGCAACACTAATTGCAAACAGTGCCGGTTGTGCTTCTGAGATTCAACCTCTTGCTGTCTACAGTTCAGGTTTGCAGTTTGTTATTTATGGGTAGAAGATTGCACCAAGATACGTTTGCGGTTAATAAGTTTGTTATTTATGGGTAGAAGATTGAACTTCATCTCTGCTCACTTCTCCATCGTTGATCTTGATTTTCCTGTTATACGTGTTGGGACACGATGATTTACATACTTCCCGTAACATTTTCTGGGTATATGGTTTACACACTTTACACAAGGTTTTCTAGGTTACAGTTGGGTGATTTTCTTCGTTTTGTGTTGTACTATGGTTTCTCAGGCATCCAATTTCGGTTCTCCTGGGTGAGGTTAGTTTTCTGATGTGAAGTTAGTGTCTTTGTATTTGTGGTGTGTCTACGACTTTAATTGAATGCCTTGGATGTCTTATTTATTGCGTTTCTGACAATaaattttcttgatgtgttcgTTTTAATGAAGGTCGGGCTAAAATATGGGTTTGTATTCTCACTGATCTATTTTAAGTGTACATTGAACTTTACCTCCTTGCTTTTCAAGTGTTTGATAAAAATTTTAAGTTAAGTTTTTGTTTCTTTTATAGATTTAGTGTTAACATGATATGTGAGTAGGAAGCTGGGGAATGATATGTTTGCACTCGGTTAATATTAGTTACTCTTTATCAAGATGTTGGCTTGTAACAGTCTCTTCATCTTCTCAAAAGCATGGATAATCTCTTCTGAAAAGCACTATAATTCAATTATCTGATTAAATATTTAGTGAAATTTGTTTCATATTTTATCTTTTGCATCTATTAGTTTTGTTCAAAAATTCTATGAAATGTCAATAAAAAGTCCATGGTGATAATCAAATACGGGTAAAGATGCTGTGATGCGTCATTGACAAATTATGATAACTTGTTTTTGTTCAAATTGTAAATGGTTGTATGTTTGAATCTGATTTtgtttataataattttttatgttACAGTTTTTTGATGACCGCCAGAAAGTTGATCATTTCTATGTTCCTCAAAAGCTAAGATCATGTATGTGATTTTTGAGAATCATTAGTTATTGTTATgcatatttatataaattattttgttttgttatgcatatttatttaaattgaaaatTGTTTTTCATATGTTTTGAATCTTTGCAATGTAGTTTCATTATGATTTTGACTCTTATGAAGACTCTGCAAGATTAAAATTTTAATCCTATGTTGTGTAGTTATCTAGATTCTATGTGCGCATCACTTTCAACTCTTTGATTACTGAGAGCATATCGAGCATAACGTAGGACCTGATGGACAACAATAAAATTGACTTTGATGCACCTCTGCTTTTAGTGAGAGTGAATAGGAAAATAAAAGAAGCATCTCGAACTGTTAGCAAGCTATCTCTTCCTTCTCAAAAATCATATTGGGAGTTGACTGAGGTGGCTAAACCAGCTACCGTTCCTTTTATTTGGGAAAAAATCCCTAGAAGACCTAAAAATGGAAGCACAGGCCAGTCTTTGTCTCCACCAGAACGTTCTGTTAATGCAGTATTTCCTGCGGGGAGGACCTTTGACAATAAAAAAACATGTTTTAGGTGACCATTTTCAAGATAAGAATGTTTGCAGGCCGACATCTCACCTAAATGAAGATgtgaattatatatatatatatgtaaaaaattagCTGGCTCACTAAGCAATGATGAAGATTATTCTGATGCACTTGACAcattattagaattagaattaATTTCTTGGAACTGCAGTATTAGTGGTCTGAGTGGCTATGATGGTCCATATGCAAGAAACAAGAAGTTTCTCTGCTGATCCACATACTCGAGAAATCATGATGACTCGCTTCTTACATGCAGCATGGTCACGCAATCCGTCTTTGTCAAAACAACTGTTCGGTTTATGGCCGTAAAAAGGGAAGTAAGAAGAAAACTATGGCAAGTGAATTGCCTAGACATGTCAAAAAGGTTCTTAGTGGGGCATTAAGGCCAATGCTTGAAAAATATGGATCTAACACTACATTAAATTAAAGTTGGTATAAAGGGAGTGTTGCTaatgaagatgagaatgataaCTTCATTAACCGTGTTAGAAAATCTATTAAAGCTTGTGGATTGTTGCCTAGATTATGTGTGAAAAGTTCATTATCTCTTCTAGATCCAGTGCCAGGGATGAAATCTAGAGCTCAAAGTCCCATCCGGTCTGTTCCTGAGTTTAGAAGAATGACCAGAAATGCTCATAGCGGGCCTTTACCTCAGACTCATCACGAGAAGGTAATTATACTGTCATTCCTCACATATGTATGTTTTATGTTTTGATTGCAATGATAACAATGATCCTGTACATTTTGCAACAAGATTAGAATGATGTATATTGGAAAAATAAATAAGGGATAGGTCAATTCCCTGCTTCAGCTGAGAAAGCACTGCATATGGATCCTCTATATAATGGAGAATTCCCAAATTTGGAAATAGTTTCGTCAAAAGTTGAGAGAATCGATAAAGTTTTTAAGATGAACTTAGAGGAGAGCAGACTGTTGGattttttaacgcagcgggggcatggcaaaacacttttacacatacaaaatccaaataaaagcatataaatcgtgaataaaaattcgagggatcgaatataaccttttaaaataattcggagacaacgatcagagatccttagcagttgctcctcaagtgtgaagcactccaccggtatccaacAAGAAAACtacttttaggaggaggaggaggtggagagaatttggttttctaaaacttttgggtttctggggttagaataaaatagggtctataatagtgtatttataggcaaaattttcagctgaaattttcccataaatattattattattatcccatttattattctcattaataattaaaacaccttttaattattaatcctttttctaaacactttagaaataattctctctcttgatttaatttccaaaaattaaatccttaattaataattttaagaacttttcttaattattttataatcaattaaatctcatttaatcaattattaaatttgccaattaattatttatttcataaataaataattattagccattattaattaatttctccaccattaaatcattctctttttatggtgtgaccctgtaggttcaatattaagccggtagtagaaataaataataataaaactattttatcattatttatataaattctctaatttattaaatatgattaattaattaatcacatttattctacatcgtgagtgatgcttctcaacatatcgcgactatccggataatatgaattcactgcttagaataccaagaacctgtcagtgaatagttaccgtacaataaactccttctaccctacaatgttccgattaaatacaaggcatggatctcgtgtcaagcctatctaattcaatcacttgcttaccatttactatgcgtagttctatgcaaattagaaactcctttctaatttcattcactctggccagagattcctgaactagcataagtggatcagccttgaacattcgcttccttcactggaaggggtagatcctttattgatcatacactatcttcgtgtacaaattcctatacccagaagagccctaataattgtccctggagactaagaactaaaccaaagcatagttcagtgtacacaagatgactatgatgacctcaagtgtaaggatacttgtacaactatcactaagcgaacaactgctgacacgtgagtgaactccatcagttgttcagctgggcgagtcatgttcagtgaacttattccataataagcacctacatactagctatagtgtcaccacacaaatgtctataagaacagacatccttcataatgaagcaagcatagtatgtaccgatctttgcggattattaattaccagttagtaatcctatgaccaggaactatttaagtttagagttatcatctttttaggtctcactattatgatctcatcataatccataaaaagctttactctaaactatggtatatcttatttaaacacttaaatagataaagcccgtaataaaaacaaaacaagtctttattaatatcaatgaaatcaaaacagattacataaaagttattcctaaatcctaatacacgattggacttaggacatattcctttcaatctcccacttgtactaaagccaatcactctggtatctaatacccatcttgacgatcaaaatgactttcataaagtagctttgtgagtgggtctgctatgttgttttgtgtgtcaactctaattcaatacaatataagaaatgttaccgcgctcccactaacccttttgtagacgcatggttcatctgcgtttttgataaaatcaaactctttgattgtctcatcaaaacgaatgttccatctttcgagaagcttgctttaaaccacatatggttcgcagcagcttacacactaggttttcatttctcttggaaagaaaaccatctggctaattgccagatctcattgtcgtagtaagcagcattcgcaagcaaaatccgaactgattttaacagggctacaggtaaaaggtttcatcaaagtcagtccattgcctttgtttgaatccttttgccacaagcctggccttataggtctccacctggccatctgctataatctatcttttgtataccatatacatagattccattctggatttcatggcactatgccatttctctgagtcaacactactcatagcctcattataggtcacagggtcgtcattatcaatgatcgacaactcattgtcattctcaatgacaaggccataatacctctcaggttggcgagacactctccctgatctatgaatgggctgttccacaaaaggttattca is a window from the Apium graveolens cultivar Ventura chromosome 1, ASM990537v1, whole genome shotgun sequence genome containing:
- the LOC141674069 gene encoding uncharacterized protein LOC141674069 codes for the protein MANLAKLEFVALDVSGNNYLSWVLDAELHLSANGLKDTIDPEKIPIVEQNEKSIIFLRHHIHKDLKSEYLTIKNPLTLWNNLKDRFDHQKLVHLPSARYDWINLRLQDFKSVAEYNSTLFKISSKLILCGENITDTEMIEKTLSTFHPNTMILAQQYRERNFQKYGELISLLLVAENNNELLLKNHQIRPTGSARLPEVHNTSFLKNEHGKGHRGGRGYGRNRGRGNFRGRFHNQYHSGHLKWQCDGYNSGHQKWQREVPNKRKAPQEGENRGIGHRCGSEEH